A window of Anas acuta chromosome 5, bAnaAcu1.1, whole genome shotgun sequence genomic DNA:
cttccagctacaggaacagggaaggaagaagttgTTCCTGTTGCGTGGCTTGCTGCTGAGCCTGCGACTGAAGTTCAACACCTGACTGTGAAGagtcagcattttctttcttctctttgcctTTCATCAGCATGGATACTTGGCGGAGAGGATCCATTAAGTCCACAACGTTCTTCAGACGTTTCTCACTCAGGAGACACAAAAAGCTGGGCAACCAAGTCATTATCTTGAATCAGAACAGCCACACACTGGACAGTGATGGACAGTGCCAGAAGAGGGAATGCTTGAGGGAACTGAAGGACAAGTCTGATTACCTGTCATGTCAGAGTGAGCAAAACCTAGCCAAGGCACAAGCACCTCCTAAGCCTCCCCGTCTGTACCTGGACAGTTCTAGCTGCCCGAATATCATTGATCATACAGATTCTCACTCTGACGTCTCCTTCTCTGGTGCTGCTCATCAATACCACAAAGCCACTCAAACTCAGTTCCACAAGGAGCAGGCTACAGACTGTGGGACCTCAGAGACTGGTTCCCAGAATGGCACTACTCTTTCTGATCTGTCTGATCCTTTCCTGTCCTTCAAAGTGGATTTGGGGCTATCGCTTCTTGAGGATGTTCTGCAGACCCTCAGGAAACAGAATCCAAGAGATTACGCCATTTGAAGGTATTTATCATTTAACATATCACATATACCTACTGCTGGTGCCAGTTTCTCTAGTCCTAACAGGAGGAAGGATACTGCATCACCCCTGTTGTGTGtggtctgtt
This region includes:
- the C5H15orf62 gene encoding uncharacterized protein C15orf62 homolog, mitochondrial, which codes for MDTWRRGSIKSTTFFRRFSLRRHKKLGNQVIILNQNSHTLDSDGQCQKRECLRELKDKSDYLSCQSEQNLAKAQAPPKPPRLYLDSSSCPNIIDHTDSHSDVSFSGAAHQYHKATQTQFHKEQATDCGTSETGSQNGTTLSDLSDPFLSFKVDLGLSLLEDVLQTLRKQNPRDYAI